One Papaver somniferum cultivar HN1 chromosome 10, ASM357369v1, whole genome shotgun sequence genomic window carries:
- the LOC113315604 gene encoding nucleolar transcription factor 1-like yields MLKGKKLASKTNTPTVKDSTSSEEDNPSVAVEEIQKSASPTTRSKSALKDSTPISSPTPSVPAEEIRKSTGPKTRSKRSLEDSTSDSVPETSNTSPTKKKSKTSKTSNPPKRLQILQSLQSLQHLLREKKLEKQKESPFWPILDVFVHKKAEMKEEENLEKKKENKRDMWFKSTESIFKIVNQFRHDNSGNNVSVFNTAEEKKFVEYWFVEHNNNMTPSNEQGFPRFLRWVISDISNTIEKDIGEAMKKMQPGWVKAWSDKYQQIIEEYRKNSLLASLKKKNKKIYAANLKNVQKDKDVVDLVVYSLQEIISFNKELKTEDERDDDEQEEEEGEKGEKSGKGDVDDSDDDDDEEGDKGNISGKYGDVDDSDKEQEGDEEEEDGGGKGGDEEQDEEDGGGKGGDEEQDEDNGGGKGGDMHDDDEQGGGKGGDMHGDDTEKEGGKGGDDEGGQSEKRSTPLSKTNEEKDGKDGTRQGVESGAVKNPRDSCISRNQDATQTDEIDPKGMFPVEEELLLLTHGEDQQIDPYTSIEDLLDNLSESVFIKLEKGFTERHHLT; encoded by the exons ATGTTGAAAGgaaaaaaattagcttcaaagaCAAACACACCAACAGTGAAAGATTCAACATCAAGTGAAGAAGATAATCCATCTGTTGCGgtagaagaaattcaaaaatcaGCATCACCAACGACGAGGTCAAAGTCCGCATTAAAAGATTCAACCCCAATTTCATCCCCAACTCCATCAGTTCCAGCAGAAGAAATTAGGAAATCAACAGGACCAAAAACGAGATCGAAGAGATCattagaagattcaacatcaGATTCAGTACCAGAAACTTCAAATACATCACCaactaagaagaaatcaaagacttcaaagacttcaaatCCTCCAAAGAGACTTCAAATCCTCCAAAGTCTTCAAAGCCTTCAACATCTGTTAAGAGAAAAAAAG TTAGAGAAGCAAAAGGAGAGCCCTTTTTGGCCTATATTAGATGTCTTTGTTCACAAGAAAGCTGAAATGAAAGAGGAGGAAAActtagaaaagaaaaaggagaataaGAGAGATATGTGGTTCAAGAGTACCGAATCAATCTTCAAGATTGTGAACCAGTTCCGCCATGATAATTCAGGGAATAATGTCTCTGTTTTCAATACTGCCGAGGAGAAAAAGTTTGTGGAA TATTGGTTTGTTGAACACAACAACAACATGACGCCAAGCAATGAACAAGGTTTCCCAAGGTTTCTAAGGTGGGTGATAAGTGACATCAGCAATACAATAGAGAAAGACATTGGTGAAGCTATGAAAAAG aTGCAACCCGGATGGGTAAAAGCTTGGAGTGATAAATATCAACAGATTATCGAAGAGTACAGAAAAAATAG CTTgttagcttcattgaagaaaaaaaacaagaaaatttaTGCAGCTAATCTGAAGAATGTGCAAAAGGATAAGGATGTTGTTGATTTAGTTGTTTACTCCTTGCAAGAAATCATTTCATTTAACAAAGAATTAAAAACTGAGGATGAACGTGATGATGATGAGCAGGAGGAGGAGGAAGGTGAGAAAGGTGAGAAAAGTGGCAAAGGTGATGTGGatgacagtgatgatgatgatgatgaggaaggtgacAAAGGTAATATAAGTGGCAAATATGGTGATGTGGATGACAGTGATAAGGAGCAGGAgggtgatgaggaggaggaggatggtggtgGTAAAGGTGGTGATGAGGAGCAGGATGAGGAGGATGGTggtggcaaaggtggtgatgaGGAGCAGGATGAGGACAATGGTGGTGGCAAAGGTGGTGATATGCATGATGATGATGAGCAAGGTGGTGGCAAAGGTGGTGATATGCATGGTGATGACACTGAAAAAGAGGGTGGAAAAGGTGGTGATGACGAGGGTGGCCAATCTGAAAAGCGAAG CACTCCTCTGTCAAAGACAAATGAAGAGAAGGATGGCAAGGATGGAACAAGGCAAGGTGTTGAGTCTGGAGCTGTTAAGAATCCTAG AGACAGCTGCATATCAAGAAACCAGGATGCCACTCAAACAGATGAAATTGACCCTAAAGGCATGTTTCCGGTTGAAGAAGAGTTGCTTTTACTCACTCATGGAGAAGATCAACAGATTGATCCTTATACATCAATTGAGGACCTTCTAGACAACTTGTCTGAAAGTGTTTTCATAAAGCTTGAAAAAGGTTTTACAGAACGGCACCATCTGACGTGA